One Leclercia pneumoniae genomic region harbors:
- the nrdI gene encoding class Ib ribonucleoside-diphosphate reductase assembly flavoprotein NrdI, producing MSLLVYFSSSSENTHRFITRVGLPAIRIPLNEQERIQVDEPYILVVPSYGGGGTAGAVPRQAIRFLNDPHNRALIRGVIAAGNRNFGEAYCRAADVISQKCGVPYLYRFELMGTQQDVENVRKGVNEFWQRQPQNA from the coding sequence ATGAGCCTGCTTGTCTACTTCTCCAGCAGCTCGGAAAACACGCACCGCTTTATCACGCGTGTCGGGCTGCCGGCAATCCGTATCCCCCTCAACGAGCAGGAGCGCATTCAGGTAGACGAACCCTACATTCTGGTGGTGCCGAGCTATGGCGGCGGCGGCACCGCGGGGGCTGTACCCCGTCAGGCGATCCGCTTTCTTAACGATCCGCATAACCGGGCGCTGATCCGCGGGGTTATCGCGGCGGGCAATCGCAATTTTGGCGAGGCCTACTGTCGCGCCGCGGATGTTATCTCTCAAAAATGCGGCGTGCCGTATCTCTATCGCTTTGAACTGATGGGGACACAGCAGGACGTAGAGAATGTGCGTAAAGGAGTAAACGAATTTTGGCAACGACAACCGCAGAACGCGTAA
- the nrdE gene encoding class 1b ribonucleoside-diphosphate reductase subunit alpha: MATTTAERVNQGTTDYHALNAMLNLYDREGRIQFEKDHQAVDAFFTHHVIPNSMTFASVTARLDYLVSEGYYEERVLARYDPRFLVSLFEHAHASGFRFKTFLGAWKFYTSYTLKTFDGKRYLERFEDRVVMVALTLAQGNETLAQQLTEEMLSGRFQPATPTFLNCGKAQRGELVSCFLLRIEDNMESIGRAVNSALQLSKRGGGVAFLLSNLRESGAPIKRIENQSSGVIPVMKMLEDAFSYANQLGARQGAGAVYLHAHHPDILRFLDTKRENADEKIRIKTLSLGVVIPDITFKLAKENAEMALFSPYDIERLYGKPFGDVAISELYDELIADDRIRKKYINARDFFQTLAEIQFESGYPYIMYEDTVNRASPIAGRINMSNLCSEILQVNSASTYDENLDYADIGKDISCNLGSLNIAHTMDSPNFGRTVETAVRGLTAVSDMSHIRSVPSIEAGNAASHAIGLGQMNLHGYLAREGIAYGSPEGLDFTNLYFYTITWHALNTSMMLARERGQRFAGFEQSRYASGEYFSQYLEGDWQPKTAKVRDLFARAGIVLPTRAMWQQLRNDVMEYGIYNQNLQAVPPTGSISYINHATSSIHPIVSKVEIRKEGKTGRVYYPAPFMTNDNLALYQDAYEIGPEKIIDTYAEATRHVDQGLSLTLFFPDSATTRDINRAQIYAWKKGIKTLYYIRLRQLALEGTEIEGCVSCAL, from the coding sequence TTGGCAACGACAACCGCAGAACGCGTAAACCAGGGAACGACCGACTACCACGCCCTGAATGCGATGCTTAACCTCTACGATCGTGAGGGGCGTATTCAGTTTGAGAAAGACCACCAGGCGGTGGACGCCTTTTTCACGCACCATGTGATCCCTAATAGCATGACCTTCGCCAGCGTAACGGCCCGACTCGACTACCTGGTGAGTGAAGGCTATTACGAAGAGCGCGTGCTGGCCCGCTACGATCCCCGCTTTCTGGTTTCGCTTTTCGAGCACGCTCACGCCAGCGGTTTTCGTTTCAAGACGTTCCTTGGCGCCTGGAAGTTTTACACCAGTTACACCCTGAAGACCTTCGATGGGAAACGCTATCTTGAGCGCTTTGAAGATCGGGTCGTGATGGTGGCGTTAACCCTTGCACAGGGGAATGAGACGCTGGCGCAACAACTCACAGAAGAGATGTTGTCCGGCCGCTTTCAACCGGCGACGCCCACGTTCCTGAACTGCGGAAAAGCGCAGCGTGGTGAGCTGGTCTCCTGCTTCCTGCTGCGTATTGAAGACAATATGGAGTCGATTGGCCGGGCCGTGAACTCCGCGTTACAGCTCTCTAAGCGCGGCGGCGGGGTCGCGTTTCTCCTCTCAAATCTGCGGGAATCGGGCGCACCTATCAAGCGCATTGAGAATCAGTCGTCCGGCGTTATTCCGGTCATGAAAATGCTGGAGGATGCGTTCTCTTATGCCAACCAACTGGGCGCCCGCCAGGGAGCGGGGGCGGTCTACCTGCATGCGCACCATCCGGATATTTTGCGCTTCCTGGATACCAAACGTGAAAATGCCGATGAAAAGATCCGTATCAAAACCCTCTCGCTGGGTGTGGTGATCCCGGATATCACCTTTAAACTTGCGAAAGAGAACGCGGAGATGGCCCTCTTTTCGCCTTACGATATCGAGCGCTTGTATGGCAAACCCTTTGGCGACGTGGCGATAAGCGAACTGTATGACGAGCTGATTGCTGACGATCGCATTCGCAAAAAATACATTAATGCCCGTGATTTCTTCCAGACGCTGGCCGAGATTCAGTTTGAGTCCGGTTATCCGTACATCATGTATGAAGACACGGTAAACCGCGCTAGCCCCATCGCCGGCCGCATTAATATGAGCAACCTGTGCTCCGAGATTTTGCAGGTTAACAGCGCCTCGACCTACGATGAAAATCTTGATTACGCCGATATCGGCAAGGATATCTCCTGTAATCTCGGGTCGCTGAACATCGCCCATACCATGGACTCCCCCAATTTTGGTCGCACGGTTGAGACTGCCGTGCGCGGCCTGACGGCGGTATCGGACATGAGCCATATCCGCAGCGTGCCGTCCATTGAGGCAGGCAATGCCGCCTCGCATGCCATTGGGCTTGGGCAGATGAATTTGCACGGCTATCTGGCGCGCGAAGGTATCGCCTACGGCAGCCCGGAGGGGCTGGATTTTACTAACCTCTATTTCTACACCATCACCTGGCATGCGCTGAACACCTCAATGATGCTGGCGCGCGAACGGGGTCAACGCTTTGCCGGGTTTGAGCAGTCACGCTACGCCAGCGGGGAATATTTCAGCCAGTATCTGGAAGGTGACTGGCAGCCGAAGACCGCCAAAGTGCGCGACCTGTTTGCTCGCGCCGGGATTGTGTTGCCGACCCGCGCAATGTGGCAGCAGCTGCGTAATGACGTGATGGAGTATGGGATCTATAACCAGAACCTGCAGGCCGTGCCGCCTACCGGCTCGATCTCCTATATCAACCACGCGACCTCCAGCATCCATCCGATTGTGTCGAAGGTGGAGATTCGCAAAGAGGGCAAAACCGGCCGCGTTTACTACCCTGCCCCCTTTATGACCAATGACAACCTGGCGCTGTATCAGGACGCGTATGAAATCGGCCCGGAAAAGATTATCGATACTTACGCCGAGGCGACCAGGCATGTGGATCAGGGGCTCTCGTTAACGCTCTTTTTCCCGGATAGCGCCACCACGCGCGATATTAATAGAGCGCAAATCTATGCCTGGAAGAAAGGGATCAAGACGCTGTACTACATTCGCCTGCGCCAGCTTGCGCTGGAAGGTACCGAAATTGAAGGTTGCGTGTCCTGCGCGCTGTAA
- the nrdF gene encoding class 1b ribonucleoside-diphosphate reductase subunit beta — protein MKLSLVRAINWNKIEDDKDLEVWNRLTSNFWLPEKVPLSNDISAWQTLTQAEQQLTIRVFTGLTLLDTIQNTLGAPALMADALTPHEEAVMSNISFMEAVHARSYSSIFSTLCQTKDVDAAYAWSEENAALQRKAELILHHYRADEPLKKKIASVFLESFLFYSGFWLPMYWSSRGKLTNTADLIRLIIRDEAVHGYYIGYKFQKGLEKVSDARREELQSFALDLLMDLYDNELQYTESVYAGTGWEEEVKAFLCYNANKALMNLGYEALFPPEMAEVNPAILAALSPNADENHDFFSGSGSSYVMGKAVETEDTDWDF, from the coding sequence ATGAAACTGTCACTGGTTCGCGCCATTAACTGGAACAAAATCGAGGACGATAAGGATCTGGAGGTCTGGAATCGCCTCACCAGTAACTTCTGGCTGCCTGAAAAGGTTCCGCTCTCCAATGATATTTCAGCCTGGCAAACCCTGACACAGGCCGAGCAGCAGCTGACCATTCGCGTTTTTACCGGGCTGACGCTGCTGGATACGATTCAGAACACCCTGGGCGCACCGGCGCTGATGGCAGATGCGCTCACCCCGCACGAAGAGGCGGTGATGTCGAATATCAGCTTTATGGAGGCGGTACATGCCCGCTCTTACAGCTCGATTTTCTCGACGCTTTGCCAGACCAAAGATGTCGACGCGGCCTATGCCTGGAGCGAAGAGAACGCCGCGTTGCAGCGGAAAGCCGAACTGATACTGCACCACTACCGCGCCGATGAACCGTTGAAAAAGAAAATCGCCAGCGTGTTTCTGGAATCTTTCCTCTTCTATTCCGGCTTCTGGCTGCCGATGTACTGGTCGAGTCGCGGCAAGTTGACCAACACCGCCGATCTGATTCGCCTGATCATTCGTGATGAAGCGGTGCATGGCTATTACATTGGCTATAAGTTCCAGAAAGGGCTGGAGAAAGTCAGCGACGCCAGGCGTGAAGAGTTACAAAGCTTTGCGCTGGATTTGTTGATGGATCTCTATGACAACGAACTGCAATACACTGAAAGCGTATATGCGGGAACGGGCTGGGAAGAAGAGGTGAAAGCGTTCCTCTGTTACAACGCCAATAAAGCGCTAATGAACCTCGGTTATGAGGCGCTCTTCCCCCCCGAAATGGCGGAAGTGAATCCGGCCATTCTGGCGGCGCTGTCACCCAACGCGGATGAAAACCATGACTTCTTTTCCGGGTCGGGTTCATCTTACGTTATGGGTAAAGCGGTGGAGACGGAAGATACAGACTGGGACTTTTAA
- the proV gene encoding glycine betaine/L-proline ABC transporter ATP-binding protein ProV, producing MAIKLEVKNLYKVFGEHPQRAFKYIEKGLSKEQILEKTGLSLGVKDASLAIEEGEIFVIMGLSGSGKSTMVRLLNRLIEPTRGQVLIDGEDIAKISDAELREVRRKKIAMVFQSFALMPHMTVLDNTAFGMELAGVPAQERQEKALDALRQVGLENYSHAYPDELSGGMRQRVGLARALAINPDILLMDEAFSALDPLIRTEMQDELVKLQAKHQRTIVFISHDLDEAMRIGDRIAIMQNGEVVQVGTPDEILNNPANDYVRTFFRGVDISQVFSAKDIARRTPNGIIRRTPGFGPRSALKLLQDEDREFGYVIERGNKFVGVVSIDSLKTALGDNQGIDAALIDSPLAVDAETPLSELLSHVGQAPCAVPVIGEEQQYVGIISKRMLLQALDREGANNG from the coding sequence ATGGCAATTAAATTAGAAGTGAAGAATCTTTATAAAGTATTTGGCGAGCATCCACAGCGTGCGTTCAAATATATCGAAAAAGGACTTTCGAAAGAGCAAATTCTGGAAAAAACAGGGCTATCGCTTGGCGTTAAAGACGCCAGTCTGGCCATTGAAGAAGGCGAGATTTTTGTCATCATGGGATTATCCGGTTCGGGTAAATCCACTATGGTTCGCCTTCTCAATCGCCTGATTGAACCCACCCGCGGACAGGTGCTGATTGATGGTGAAGATATTGCCAAAATATCTGATGCCGAGCTCCGCGAGGTGCGCAGAAAAAAGATTGCAATGGTCTTTCAGTCATTCGCCCTCATGCCGCATATGACGGTGCTGGATAATACCGCGTTTGGCATGGAATTAGCGGGCGTACCCGCACAAGAGCGCCAGGAAAAAGCGCTGGATGCGTTGCGTCAGGTTGGGCTGGAAAATTATTCGCATGCTTACCCGGATGAACTTTCCGGCGGGATGCGACAGCGTGTCGGATTAGCCCGTGCATTAGCCATTAATCCCGATATTTTATTAATGGACGAAGCCTTCTCAGCACTCGATCCCTTAATTCGTACCGAGATGCAGGATGAACTGGTAAAACTGCAGGCGAAACATCAGCGCACCATCGTGTTTATTTCCCACGATCTGGACGAAGCGATGCGTATTGGCGATCGTATTGCCATTATGCAGAACGGTGAAGTGGTACAGGTCGGCACCCCGGATGAAATACTGAATAATCCGGCCAATGATTATGTGCGCACCTTCTTCCGTGGCGTGGACATTAGCCAGGTCTTTAGCGCAAAAGATATTGCCCGTCGTACTCCAAACGGCATTATTCGCCGCACGCCAGGTTTTGGCCCGCGCTCGGCGTTGAAACTGCTGCAGGACGAAGATCGTGAATTCGGCTACGTCATTGAACGTGGTAATAAATTTGTAGGCGTTGTCTCCATCGACTCTTTGAAAACCGCCCTGGGCGACAATCAGGGAATCGATGCGGCGTTAATCGACTCTCCGCTCGCCGTGGATGCCGAAACGCCGCTCAGCGAGTTGCTCTCTCACGTTGGCCAGGCACCCTGCGCGGTACCGGTCATCGGTGAAGAACAACAGTACGTCGGCATCATCTCAAAACGCATGTTGCTGCAGGCTTTAGATCGCGAGGGGGCAAACAATGGCTGA
- the proW gene encoding glycine betaine/L-proline ABC transporter permease ProW produces the protein MAEQNPWGTTEAADSAAQSADAWGSSTPAPTDGGAADWLNSAPAPAPEHFNIMDPFHKTLIPLDSWVTEGIDWVVTHFRPVFQGIRVPVDYILNGFQQMLLGMPAPVAIVLFSLIAWQFGSAGMGIATLISLIAIGAIGAWSQAMITLALVLTALLFCVVIGLPMGIWLARSPRAAKIIRPLLDAMQTTPAFVYLVPIVMLFGIGNVPGVVVTIIFALPPIIRLTILGINQVPADLIEASRSFGASPRQMLFKVQLPLAMPTIMAGVNQTLMLALSMVVIASMIAVGGLGQMVLRGIGRLDMGLATVGGVGIVILAIILDRLTQAVGRDSRSRGNRRWYTTGPVGLLTRPFTK, from the coding sequence ATGGCTGAACAAAACCCGTGGGGCACCACTGAAGCGGCGGATAGCGCTGCACAATCTGCGGACGCGTGGGGTTCATCCACACCCGCACCCACCGATGGCGGCGCGGCAGACTGGCTGAATAGCGCGCCAGCGCCGGCACCGGAACACTTTAATATTATGGATCCCTTCCATAAAACCCTGATCCCACTGGATAGCTGGGTGACCGAGGGGATCGACTGGGTAGTGACCCACTTCCGCCCCGTATTCCAGGGGATCCGCGTCCCGGTGGATTATATTCTGAATGGTTTCCAGCAGATGTTGCTGGGTATGCCCGCGCCGGTAGCTATCGTGCTGTTCTCGCTCATCGCCTGGCAGTTTGGCAGCGCGGGAATGGGGATTGCCACGCTGATATCCCTGATTGCCATTGGTGCCATCGGCGCCTGGTCGCAGGCGATGATCACCCTGGCGCTGGTGCTGACCGCCCTGCTCTTCTGCGTAGTGATTGGTTTGCCGATGGGGATTTGGCTGGCACGAAGTCCGCGAGCGGCAAAAATCATTCGCCCGCTGCTGGATGCCATGCAGACCACGCCAGCTTTCGTCTACCTGGTGCCCATCGTCATGCTGTTTGGTATCGGCAACGTGCCGGGTGTAGTGGTGACAATTATCTTCGCCCTGCCGCCAATTATCCGCCTGACCATACTGGGCATTAACCAGGTGCCAGCGGACCTGATCGAGGCCTCACGCTCCTTTGGCGCCAGCCCGCGTCAGATGCTGTTCAAGGTGCAGTTACCACTGGCGATGCCGACCATTATGGCCGGGGTTAACCAGACGCTGATGCTGGCGTTGTCGATGGTGGTTATCGCCTCGATGATTGCCGTTGGCGGCCTGGGCCAGATGGTACTCCGCGGCATTGGCCGTCTTGATATGGGACTGGCTACCGTGGGTGGCGTGGGCATTGTGATCCTCGCCATCATCCTTGATCGCCTGACTCAGGCAGTCGGCCGCGATTCACGCAGTCGCGGAAACCGTCGCTGGTACACCACCGGCCCGGTGGGTCTGCTGACTCGTCCATTCACGAAGTAA
- the proX gene encoding glycine betaine/L-proline ABC transporter substrate-binding protein ProX, whose product MRHNILFATAFATLVSTSAYAADLPGKGITVQPVQSTISEESFQTLIVSRALEKLGYTVNKPSEVDYNVGYTSIASGDATFTAVNWQPLHDDMYAAAGGEKKFYREGTFVTGAAQGYLIDKKTADKYHITNIEQLKDPKIAKLFDTNGDGKADMMGCSPGWGCEAVINHQNKAFDLEKTVEVSHGNYSAMMADTIARFKEGKPIIYYTWTPYWVSDVMKPGKEVVWLQVPFSSLPGEQKDIDTKLPNGMNYGFPVNTMHIVANKAWAEKNPAAAKLFSVMKLPLADINAQNAMMHAGKSSEADVQGHVDGWIKAHQQQFDGWVKEALAAQK is encoded by the coding sequence ATGCGACATAACATTTTATTTGCCACAGCGTTTGCCACCCTTGTCTCTACCAGCGCATACGCCGCTGACCTGCCAGGCAAAGGCATTACCGTTCAACCGGTTCAGAGCACCATTTCGGAAGAGAGCTTCCAGACCCTTATCGTCAGCCGCGCGCTGGAAAAACTCGGCTACACCGTTAATAAGCCGAGCGAAGTGGATTACAACGTGGGCTACACCTCGATCGCCTCCGGTGATGCAACCTTTACCGCTGTAAACTGGCAGCCGCTGCATGATGATATGTATGCTGCTGCGGGCGGCGAGAAAAAATTCTACCGTGAAGGGACGTTTGTCACCGGTGCAGCGCAAGGTTACCTGATCGACAAAAAAACGGCGGATAAGTACCACATCACCAATATTGAACAGCTGAAAGATCCGAAGATCGCCAAACTGTTTGATACCAACGGTGATGGCAAAGCGGACATGATGGGCTGCTCACCGGGCTGGGGCTGCGAAGCGGTTATTAACCACCAGAACAAAGCCTTCGACCTGGAGAAAACCGTTGAGGTAAGCCACGGTAACTACTCTGCGATGATGGCCGATACCATCGCCCGCTTCAAAGAGGGCAAGCCTATCATCTATTACACCTGGACCCCGTACTGGGTCAGCGATGTGATGAAACCGGGTAAAGAGGTGGTGTGGCTGCAGGTACCGTTCTCCTCCCTGCCCGGCGAGCAGAAAGATATCGACACTAAACTGCCAAACGGTATGAACTATGGTTTCCCGGTGAATACCATGCACATCGTGGCTAACAAGGCCTGGGCTGAAAAGAACCCGGCTGCGGCGAAGCTGTTCTCGGTCATGAAGTTGCCGCTGGCAGACATCAATGCTCAGAATGCGATGATGCACGCAGGAAAATCCTCAGAAGCCGACGTTCAGGGCCATGTTGATGGCTGGATTAAAGCCCACCAGCAGCAGTTTGACGGCTGGGTGAAAGAGGCGCTGGCCGCGCAGAAGTAA
- a CDS encoding MFS transporter has protein sequence MTKTSQGLSPALILLMSVATGLAVASNYYAQPLLDTIARAFNLSASSAGFIVTAAQLGYAAGLLLLVPLGDMFERRSLIVFMTLLAAGGMLITASSQSLSMMILGTALTGLFSVVAQILVPLAATLAAPEKRGKVVGTIMSGLLLGILLARTVAGLLASLGGWRTVYWVASVLMVIMAIALWRGLPKVKQENHLNYFQLLGSVFSLFTQDKLLRTRALLGCFTFANFSILWTSMAFLLASPPFNYSEGVIGLFGLAGAAGALGARPAGGLADKGKSHLTTSASLVLLLLSWSAIWYGHLSVLSLIVGILVLDLTVQGVHITNQTVIYRVKPDARNRLTAGYMTSYFIGGAAGSLISASAWQHAGWAGVCLVGSVMALLNLLVWWRGYHRQEAIT, from the coding sequence ATGACCAAAACTTCTCAAGGACTTAGCCCGGCACTGATCTTACTGATGTCAGTCGCAACGGGTCTGGCTGTCGCCAGCAACTACTACGCGCAACCTCTGCTCGATACCATCGCCCGCGCCTTTAACCTTTCGGCGAGCTCTGCGGGTTTTATCGTGACCGCCGCCCAGCTCGGCTATGCCGCCGGCCTGCTGCTGCTGGTTCCACTTGGGGATATGTTTGAACGCCGCTCCCTGATCGTTTTCATGACCCTGCTCGCCGCAGGCGGAATGCTGATCACCGCCAGCAGCCAGTCGCTGAGCATGATGATCCTCGGCACCGCCCTGACCGGGTTATTCTCGGTCGTGGCGCAGATCCTCGTCCCGCTGGCCGCTACCCTCGCAGCCCCGGAAAAACGCGGCAAAGTGGTGGGTACCATCATGAGTGGCCTGCTGCTGGGCATTTTGCTGGCGCGTACCGTGGCGGGATTACTGGCCAGTCTCGGTGGCTGGCGCACGGTGTACTGGGTGGCAAGCGTATTAATGGTGATCATGGCCATCGCCCTCTGGCGCGGCTTGCCAAAAGTGAAGCAGGAAAACCATCTTAACTACTTCCAGCTTCTCGGCTCCGTATTCAGTCTGTTCACGCAGGATAAACTGCTGCGTACCCGCGCCCTGCTGGGCTGCTTCACCTTTGCAAATTTCAGTATTCTCTGGACCTCCATGGCCTTCCTGCTGGCCTCTCCCCCGTTCAACTATTCCGAAGGGGTAATTGGCCTGTTTGGTCTGGCAGGCGCGGCGGGAGCGCTGGGCGCGCGGCCTGCAGGTGGACTGGCAGACAAGGGCAAATCACACCTCACCACATCAGCCAGTTTGGTTCTGCTGCTGCTCTCCTGGTCAGCCATCTGGTATGGGCATCTCTCGGTACTGTCGCTGATTGTTGGCATTCTGGTGCTGGATCTCACCGTGCAGGGCGTGCACATCACCAACCAGACGGTCATCTATCGCGTGAAGCCGGATGCCCGTAACCGTCTGACCGCCGGATACATGACCAGCTACTTCATTGGCGGCGCGGCGGGGTCGCTGATCTCTGCCTCGGCGTGGCAACATGCGGGCTGGGCTGGGGTGTGCCTGGTGGGTAGCGTGATGGCACTTCTGAACCTGCTTGTCTGGTGGCGCGGTTATCATCGCCAGGAGGCAATTACTTAA
- the mprA gene encoding transcriptional repressor MprA, translating to MDSSFTPIEQMLKFRASRHEDFPYQEILLTRLCMHMQGKLLDNRNKMLKAQGINETLFMALITLESQENHSIQPSELSCALGSSRTNATRIADELEKRGWIERRESDNDRRCLHLQLTDKGHAFLREVLPPQHNCLHQLWSALSASERDQLEHITRKLLTRLDQMDEDGVILEALR from the coding sequence ATGGATAGTTCGTTTACGCCCATTGAACAAATGCTTAAATTTCGCGCCAGTCGTCATGAGGATTTCCCGTATCAGGAGATTCTGCTGACCCGTCTCTGCATGCACATGCAGGGCAAATTGCTGGATAACCGCAATAAGATGCTGAAAGCTCAAGGGATTAACGAGACGTTATTTATGGCGTTGATTACGCTGGAGTCTCAGGAAAATCACAGTATTCAGCCTTCCGAACTGAGTTGCGCGCTGGGTTCATCCCGCACCAATGCAACCCGTATCGCTGATGAGCTGGAAAAACGCGGCTGGATCGAACGCCGTGAAAGCGACAACGATCGTCGTTGCCTGCATTTGCAATTGACCGACAAAGGTCACGCATTCCTGCGTGAGGTATTACCGCCTCAGCACAATTGTCTGCACCAACTCTGGTCTGCTCTTAGCGCCTCCGAGCGCGACCAGCTTGAGCACATCACTCGCAAGCTCCTCACCCGTCTGGATCAGATGGATGAAGACGGTGTCATTCTTGAGGCACTGCGCTAA